From the genome of Polyangiaceae bacterium, one region includes:
- the nth gene encoding endonuclease III, which translates to MATNSTTAARQKALAIYDRLLRIHPDAHCELEHVDPFQLLVAVVLSAQTTDVLVNQVTPTLFARWPDARSLSTASVDDVSTVLRTRLGMYNQKAKNIVGLAKKLVEKHGSQVPRTLEELVALPGVGRKTANVVLGVAFGIPSGVVVDTHVQRLSQRLGFTKQTTPETIEKDLSELFPRDHWVMLAHTLIFHGRRVCFAQRPACAACGVNDLCPNAFRAEKVGRKPPRKRKVIVAEPEVTGGRVARKRAATSTKKAAAKKTAAKKATSKKTATKRALSLT; encoded by the coding sequence ATGGCCACGAACTCGACCACCGCTGCACGACAAAAGGCTTTGGCCATCTACGATCGGCTGCTTCGGATTCATCCGGATGCGCATTGCGAGCTCGAGCATGTGGACCCGTTCCAGTTGCTCGTCGCGGTCGTGCTGAGCGCGCAGACGACCGACGTGCTCGTCAATCAGGTCACGCCGACGCTCTTCGCGCGCTGGCCGGACGCGCGGTCGCTTTCGACGGCGTCGGTGGACGACGTATCGACGGTGCTGCGCACGCGTCTTGGCATGTACAACCAGAAGGCCAAGAACATCGTTGGACTAGCAAAGAAGCTGGTCGAAAAGCATGGAAGTCAGGTTCCTCGAACGCTGGAGGAACTGGTGGCGTTGCCAGGGGTGGGTCGAAAGACGGCGAACGTGGTGCTCGGCGTGGCGTTCGGCATTCCGTCGGGCGTCGTGGTCGATACGCACGTGCAGCGTTTGTCGCAGCGGCTTGGTTTTACCAAACAAACCACACCGGAAACGATCGAGAAGGATTTGTCGGAATTATTTCCGCGCGATCATTGGGTGATGTTGGCGCACACGCTCATTTTTCACGGCAGGCGAGTGTGTTTTGCGCAGCGTCCGGCGTGTGCGGCGTGTGGTGTCAATGATTTGTGCCCGAACGCGTTTCGAGCGGAGAAGGTGGGGCGCAAGCCGCCGAGGAAGCGAAAGGTCATCGTCGCGGAGCCTGAGGTAACTGGGGGACGCGTGGCAAGGAAACGTGCTGCGACGTCAACGAAGAAAGCGGCCGCGAAGAAGACCGCTGCGAAGAAAGCTACGTCCAAGAAGACCGCTACGAAGCGGGCGCTGTCGCTGACATAG
- a CDS encoding NAD(P)/FAD-dependent oxidoreductase, producing the protein MTSETDGAVEHFDVLIVGAGLSGIAAGYYLQTRLPGKRYAILEGRGAIGGTWDLFRYPGIRSDSDMFTLGYSFKPWKNPKSIADGPSILAYVRETAQEYGIDRHIRFHQRVQAASWSSKEARWTVDVTVGPDATPFRYTCNFLYACAGYYRYEEGYTPVFPGRDDFEGIIVHPQHWPEDLDYRGKRVVVIGSGATAMTLVPAMAPTAEHVTMVQRSPTYVLSLPSEDRIANKLREVLPEKTANTVARWKNVTFATAFFQLCRRAPEAARKLLRKGVEAGLPNFDIDTHFNPHYSPWDQRLCVIPDSDLYRTIRTGKVSVITNQIRTFTKKGILLESGEELQADIIVTATGLQLLSCGGIRFDVDGRDVEISKTFVYKGLMLSDVPNFALCAGYTNASWTLRAELSTRYVCRLLEHMDRKGYRQCVAHLHEGSVETRPLLDLTAGYVQRAIEKFPKQGTKAPWYFPQNYFIDSVMMRFGSVDDGVMTFSGS; encoded by the coding sequence ATGACGAGCGAGACCGACGGGGCCGTGGAGCATTTCGATGTATTGATCGTGGGCGCCGGGCTGTCGGGCATTGCCGCGGGCTACTACCTGCAAACGCGTTTGCCAGGCAAGCGGTACGCCATCTTGGAGGGGCGAGGTGCGATTGGCGGAACGTGGGACCTGTTCCGTTATCCCGGCATCCGATCCGATTCCGACATGTTTACGCTCGGTTACTCCTTCAAGCCTTGGAAGAACCCGAAATCGATTGCGGACGGGCCGTCGATTCTTGCGTATGTGCGCGAAACAGCTCAGGAATATGGCATTGATCGCCACATTCGATTTCATCAGCGCGTGCAAGCAGCGTCGTGGTCATCGAAAGAAGCGCGATGGACGGTCGATGTCACGGTAGGGCCCGACGCGACGCCTTTTCGTTATACGTGCAATTTTCTTTATGCATGCGCCGGATATTATCGTTATGAGGAAGGATATACGCCCGTTTTCCCTGGGCGCGATGATTTCGAGGGAATCATCGTCCACCCGCAACATTGGCCCGAGGACCTCGATTATCGCGGAAAACGAGTGGTCGTCATTGGCAGCGGGGCGACGGCAATGACGCTCGTGCCAGCCATGGCGCCGACCGCGGAGCATGTCACGATGGTGCAGCGATCGCCCACGTACGTGCTTTCATTGCCATCCGAGGATCGTATTGCGAACAAGCTGCGCGAGGTATTGCCGGAGAAAACGGCGAACACGGTCGCGCGGTGGAAAAACGTGACATTCGCGACGGCGTTTTTCCAATTGTGCCGAAGGGCGCCCGAGGCGGCGCGAAAGCTGTTGCGCAAAGGCGTCGAAGCAGGGCTACCGAATTTCGACATCGATACGCATTTCAATCCGCATTATTCGCCGTGGGATCAGCGGCTCTGCGTGATACCCGATTCGGATCTTTATCGGACCATTCGAACAGGCAAGGTGTCGGTCATTACGAATCAAATTCGTACGTTCACGAAAAAAGGCATTTTGCTCGAATCGGGCGAAGAATTGCAGGCCGACATCATCGTGACGGCGACGGGATTGCAATTGCTCTCGTGCGGTGGGATTCGTTTCGATGTCGATGGGCGTGACGTCGAGATATCCAAGACATTCGTGTACAAGGGATTGATGTTGAGCGACGTGCCGAACTTTGCGCTTTGTGCGGGCTACACGAATGCATCGTGGACGCTGCGTGCCGAGCTTTCGACACGTTATGTGTGTCGGCTCCTCGAACACATGGATCGCAAAGGCTATCGGCAATGCGTCGCGCATCTTCACGAAGGTTCCGTGGAGACTCGGCCGCTGCTCGATTTGACCGCGGGGTACGTGCAGCGAGCGATTGAAAAATTCCCGAAACAGGGCACGAAGGCGCCGTGGTATTTCCCCCAAAACTATTTCATCGATTCGGTGATGATGCGGTTTGGGTCGGTGGACGACGGGGTGATGACGTTTTCGGGGTCCTGA
- a CDS encoding Fic family protein yields MAAKKTRKLAKTPKKKAPARSKPARKATPARKKEATKLKKKLRAPAAKRGRETAKKAARKAAPARAVAKKKARLEKRKVAAPKVKKAAARPEKKRVKAAVVKKVKTVKKVKKIARKPERVVEKRELRKKKLEAKAKKAERAERAARAVAREKRAEKAERILRKKLLKERKRAAEEAKEAKAAKVAKRAAAVEEERPKKKKKKKVVAEKAVAEAKPPKKAEVAEGKVKLKKKKKVVAAEAVEAPRKKAKLEEKAPEKKIKAKGAPAEKVQEKVAKPVGEGKAKAAPVAEKVKVREGEKPSKIVGKAKPEEKGAPVKAEKGAPVKAKATDGEKAAGKAEKKAPKLEKPSAGEGKAKEPRIMAVREPAPRIATIPLPLLAPPRKPTIEERSEIIEKRLDSQTEEFRRAYTDRFDMSWIFHDSALEGVVYTFEELRSGLGSMASHYADTGMQPTYDDIRRHKEAIDFVRDYAKKKLPITIDVIRKIYLILHPEEGDIKTVKYRKDIPQHRLYFHEYSPPDKIPYKVRQIVDWLNDPETRKTRNALRIAARAHYDLLRVYPFQSDSGKVARLFMNLLLMRSGLPPSIIHSTERQRYYEALKGSATTVLQMVQEAVENALSSVEKLLDEYETRKRAFVS; encoded by the coding sequence ATGGCGGCCAAAAAAACCCGTAAACTCGCTAAAACCCCGAAGAAGAAGGCACCTGCTCGTTCCAAGCCAGCCAGGAAAGCCACACCTGCTCGCAAGAAAGAAGCTACGAAGCTGAAGAAAAAGCTGCGTGCTCCGGCGGCGAAGCGAGGTCGAGAGACGGCGAAGAAGGCCGCACGCAAAGCGGCGCCTGCGCGTGCCGTGGCGAAGAAGAAGGCTCGGCTCGAGAAGCGCAAAGTGGCTGCGCCGAAGGTGAAGAAGGCCGCCGCGCGCCCGGAGAAGAAGCGAGTCAAGGCCGCAGTCGTCAAGAAGGTCAAGACCGTCAAGAAGGTCAAGAAGATCGCGCGCAAGCCCGAGCGCGTGGTCGAGAAGCGCGAGCTGCGCAAGAAGAAGCTCGAGGCGAAGGCCAAGAAGGCCGAGCGTGCCGAGCGCGCAGCGCGTGCTGTAGCGCGTGAAAAACGCGCGGAGAAAGCGGAGCGAATCCTTCGCAAGAAGCTTCTCAAGGAGCGCAAGCGTGCTGCGGAAGAAGCGAAAGAAGCGAAAGCCGCGAAGGTAGCGAAGCGTGCTGCGGCGGTTGAAGAAGAGCGACCGAAGAAGAAAAAGAAGAAGAAGGTCGTCGCTGAAAAGGCCGTCGCTGAAGCCAAGCCCCCGAAGAAGGCCGAAGTGGCCGAGGGCAAGGTCAAGCTCAAAAAGAAAAAGAAGGTCGTAGCGGCCGAAGCTGTCGAGGCACCGCGGAAGAAGGCGAAGCTCGAAGAGAAGGCGCCCGAAAAGAAGATCAAGGCCAAGGGTGCGCCTGCCGAGAAGGTTCAGGAAAAGGTCGCCAAGCCGGTCGGCGAGGGGAAGGCGAAGGCAGCGCCGGTTGCGGAGAAGGTCAAGGTTCGGGAAGGCGAGAAGCCCTCGAAGATCGTCGGGAAAGCAAAGCCCGAAGAGAAGGGCGCGCCGGTCAAAGCGGAGAAGGGCGCGCCGGTCAAAGCGAAGGCGACGGACGGCGAGAAGGCTGCCGGCAAGGCCGAGAAAAAAGCGCCTAAGCTCGAGAAGCCCAGTGCAGGCGAAGGCAAAGCGAAAGAACCGCGCATCATGGCGGTCCGCGAGCCTGCGCCACGCATTGCGACGATTCCGCTGCCGCTCTTGGCTCCGCCCCGAAAGCCCACCATCGAAGAGCGTTCGGAAATCATCGAAAAGCGGCTCGACTCGCAAACGGAAGAATTCCGGCGCGCGTATACCGATCGTTTCGATATGTCGTGGATTTTCCACGACAGCGCACTCGAAGGCGTCGTTTACACGTTCGAGGAGCTGCGTTCGGGCCTCGGAAGCATGGCGTCCCATTATGCGGATACGGGCATGCAGCCGACGTACGACGACATTCGGCGGCACAAGGAAGCCATCGACTTCGTGCGCGATTACGCCAAGAAAAAGCTACCGATCACGATCGACGTCATTCGGAAGATCTATTTGATCCTGCATCCGGAAGAGGGCGATATCAAAACGGTGAAGTACCGGAAAGACATCCCGCAGCATCGGCTGTATTTCCACGAGTATTCGCCGCCCGACAAGATCCCCTACAAGGTGCGGCAAATCGTAGATTGGTTGAATGACCCGGAGACCCGCAAGACGCGTAATGCACTGCGTATCGCCGCTCGTGCTCACTACGACCTCTTGCGTGTCTATCCATTCCAGAGCGACAGCGGCAAGGTAGCGCGGCTTTTCATGAACCTCCTCTTGATGAGGTCGGGTTTGCCGCCGTCGATCATTCATTCCACCGAGCGGCAGCGTTATTACGAGGCGCTCAAGGGATCGGCCACGACGGTGCTGCAAATGGTGCAAGAAGCCGTCGAAAACGCGCTGTCGAGCGTAGAGAAGCTGCTCGACGAATACGAAACCCGCAAGCGCGCGTTCGTGAGCTGA